A window of Pelomonas sp. SE-A7 genomic DNA:
AGCTGCTGGAGCAGCAGGCGCTGATCCAGGTCGAGCGCCGCGGCGTCCAGGTGCTGGACCTGAACGGCCTGCGCCACTACTGAAGCACTACTGAGCCGGCGGCGAGCCGGCCAGGAACTCCACCTCGGCGATCCAGTTGCGCTGGCGCCGGGCCAGGCGGTCGCCCAGGCCTTCGCCATCGAAGTCGGCCGAGCCGCGATTCAGCAACGCCGGGTCCAGACCTTCCAGCGCGTTGACGCTGACCACCGCAAGGCGCCGCCCCTCGATAAGGCTGCTGACCACGGGCACGACGCCGCATTGGGCGCAGACATGGAAGTCCGCTGTCTTGGTGCCGAAGGCATAGCGCCGGTGCAGGCTCTCGTCCCGCACCCAGACCCGCAGAGAGCCGCCGGGGCTGGAGGTCCAGACCCCGCCATGTTTGACGCAGAAGCTGCAGCCGCAGGCCCGCGCCGGAATCTGCGTCGGCGCCCCGCTGGCCCAGCGCAGTTCGAAACTGAGGTTGCCGCAGTGGCAGCGTCCGGTGAGTCGCATCGCAGTCGCGCAGGCCCGTGGAGGAGCCCCGTTTCTACCGCTTTCGGCCAAGGCTTGCAGGCGGCAGGTCGCCATGCCCACGCTCGTTCAGCTCGCGCCCAGCGCGTAGCCCTTCCACTGCTCGTTGGAGATCAGGGTCGAGCGCGAGACCTTGAGCTTGGCGCAGCCATCGATGGCGCGAATGGCCTGCACCACCGACTTGGACAGGGCCGAATGCATCCAGGGGCTGAGCGACACGCCGCGAATCGACGACAGCCGCACCGGCACGCCCAGTGCCGGCAGCTCCTGGTCTGCCGAGGTGTAGAGCACGCGGAACTCGTTCTCCGGCCGGTAGCCAATGCGCTTGATGAAGGGCAGCTCCTCGACCCTGAACTCGCGGCCGCGGGCCGCCGTCATGCTGAGGTAGTCCATGGGGCCGGTCTGAATGCCCGGATGGGCCTCAAGGTCAAGGAGCAGCTGGTCGCGGTCGAACAGGATGCAGACGCCGG
This region includes:
- a CDS encoding DUF2971 domain-containing protein; the protein is MNEEQKTRAPKHLRRYTDLPALLHLLSNQQLTLLDPKTWDDKNDSFFMSVYKERRALKSVLALCFSQASETYHHWRVFSNGPAGVCILFDRDQLLLDLEAHPGIQTGPMDYLSMTAARGREFRVEELPFIKRIGYRPENEFRVLYTSADQELPALGVPVRLSSIRGVSLSPWMHSALSKSVVQAIRAIDGCAKLKVSRSTLISNEQWKGYALGAS